The Pirellulales bacterium genome includes a region encoding these proteins:
- a CDS encoding YkgJ family cysteine cluster protein — protein MEATAKRKIRREELPAGECLCDHCPAKCCHYLAAPIDTPTTHEEFDYIRWYLLHADATVFVEDGSWYLLVHTTCKHLLPDNRCGIYETRPQICRDYSTDNCEYEDDWVYEHYFETSEQVDEYVEAILPDKKRHSFRSRRPPLLPIIG, from the coding sequence ATGGAAGCGACCGCCAAACGCAAAATCCGCCGCGAAGAGCTGCCGGCGGGAGAATGTCTGTGCGATCATTGTCCGGCCAAGTGCTGTCATTATTTGGCCGCGCCGATCGATACCCCGACGACGCACGAGGAATTCGACTACATCCGCTGGTATCTGTTGCACGCCGACGCGACGGTGTTTGTCGAAGATGGGAGCTGGTATCTGCTGGTTCACACGACCTGCAAGCACCTGCTGCCGGACAATCGCTGCGGCATTTACGAAACCCGGCCGCAGATCTGCCGCGACTACTCGACGGATAACTGCGAATACGAGGACGACTGGGTTTACGAGCATTACTTTGAGACGTCCGAGCAGGTCGACGAATATGTCGAGGCGATCCTGCCAGACAAAAAGCGGCACAGCTTCCGCAGCCGCAGGCCCCCGCTGCTGCCCATTATTGGCTAA
- the hisS gene encoding histidine--tRNA ligase codes for MIPRERIIDTARRVYRSYGFSPIDTPALEYLDILTGKGGDETDKQLYRFQDPGERWVGMRFDLTVPLARFVAQHAHELGMPFKRYHIATVWRGENTQHGRYREFMQCDFDTIGTRSAASDIETILVMHDLLRAIGFERFHIHVNNRMVLRGLLERTGLTEQAVPVLRAIDKLAKIGPNAVVKEIMETAGASWEQADTVLHFATLAGGDEKVLAESKILVTGSEVGEAGVDRLYEVVLGAAAGGVRRENLKVDVSIARGLDYYTGVIFETFLDDLPSLGSVCSGGRYDNLAELYTSQELPGVGASLGLDRLLAGMEELKMIDQVSTPAEIFMPYFDADQLHF; via the coding sequence ATGATTCCCCGCGAACGGATCATCGACACCGCACGGCGCGTGTACCGCTCATACGGTTTCAGTCCCATCGATACGCCGGCCTTGGAATATCTCGACATCCTCACCGGCAAGGGGGGGGACGAGACCGATAAACAGCTCTACCGCTTTCAGGACCCGGGCGAGCGTTGGGTGGGCATGCGTTTCGATCTGACGGTGCCCCTGGCGCGGTTCGTGGCGCAGCATGCCCACGAATTGGGGATGCCGTTCAAGCGCTACCACATCGCCACGGTGTGGCGCGGCGAGAATACCCAACATGGCCGCTATCGTGAGTTCATGCAGTGCGACTTCGACACGATCGGAACCCGCAGCGCGGCGTCCGATATCGAGACGATACTGGTGATGCACGATCTCCTACGTGCCATCGGCTTCGAACGCTTTCACATCCATGTCAACAATCGCATGGTGTTGCGCGGATTGCTCGAACGCACAGGACTGACCGAGCAGGCCGTACCGGTGTTGCGTGCGATCGACAAGCTGGCCAAGATCGGGCCCAATGCCGTCGTGAAGGAAATAATGGAAACCGCAGGAGCGTCGTGGGAGCAAGCTGACACGGTATTGCACTTCGCAACGCTCGCAGGCGGCGACGAAAAGGTTCTAGCTGAATCAAAAATCCTTGTCACGGGTAGCGAGGTCGGTGAAGCTGGCGTCGACAGACTCTACGAAGTTGTACTGGGCGCTGCTGCAGGTGGTGTTAGGCGCGAGAATTTGAAGGTTGACGTCTCGATCGCCCGCGGTCTGGATTACTACACCGGTGTGATCTTTGAAACCTTTCTCGACGATCTGCCGAGCCTAGGCAGCGTTTGCTCCGGTGGACGGTACGATAATCTGGCCGAGCTTTATACGAGCCAGGAACTGCCCGGCGTGGGTGCCTCGCTGGGATTGGATCGATTGCTCGCCGGCATGGAAGAGTTGAAGATGATCGACCAGGTATCAACGCCGGCCGAAATCTTCATGCCATATTTCGACGCGGATCAATTGCATTTTTA